The genomic stretch TGAGAGAGGGTCGATGTATATCGATGTGGGGGGTCAGTGTTCGAGGGGCGTTATATGTTGAGAGAGGGTCGATGTATTTCGAGcggtcactcactgctcactgtgttTCCTGGCgacgctcctctccctcttctcACCCCTTCCCTTTCTCCGCAGGATCGCAGAGTTTGGTGGTGCCCCCGGCGGGTGATGTACGACGATGGCCTCGGACGCCCACAGCCCAAGGGCCGCTCCCCTTGACCCGCGGCCGGAGGAGACGCCGGGCGCCCCGAAGGAGAAGCCGGGCCGCGCCCCCGCCCTGCGGGGGCCCTACAAGTGCTCGGAATGCGGGGAGACCCAcccctcgctcgcccgcctccgGGCCCACTCCCGTGCCCACGCCCCCCGGGCCGCCGCCGCGGCGCCCGCCGGCAGCGAGTGCCCGGTCTGCGGCGAGCGTTTCTCGGCACCCGCCCTCCTACGCAAGCACCTTCGGCTGCACGCCCGGCCCCACACCTGCCCGCTGTGCCCCAAGTCCTACCGCACAGCGGCCGAGCTCCGCGCCCACGGCCGCTCGCACACCGGCGAGAAGCCCTACCCCTGCGGCGAGTGCGGCAAGTCCTTTGCGCGGCCCGTCTGCCTCCGGGTCCACGTCGCCCACGCCCACAGCGGCACCCGCCCCTGCCGCTGCGCCCACTGCGGCAAGGGCTACGCCACCCCGGCCAAGCTGCGGGTGCACGAGCGCCAGCACACCGGGGAGCGCCCGTACGCCTGCGGGGAGTGCGGCAAGTCGTTCGCCGACCCCTCGGTCTGCCGCAAGCACCGGCGGGCCCACGCCGGGCACCGCCCCCACGCCTGCGCCCGCTGCGCCAAGACCTACGCTGAGCTGAAGGACCTGCGCAACCACGAGCGGGCGCACACGGGCGAGCGGCCGTTCCTGTGCGCCGACTGCGGCaagtccttctcccgctcctcgtCGCTCGCCTGCCACCAGCGCATCCACGCCCCCGACAAGCCCCACCGCTGCGCCGACTGCGGCAAGAGCTTCACTCAGCGCTCCTCGTACCGCAACCACCGCCGCACGCACTCGGGCGAGCGGCCCTTCCTCTGCTCCGACTGCGGGCGCCTCTTCGCCGACCCCTCCAGCTTCCGGCGCCACCAGCGCTGCCACGCCGGCCTGCGCCCCCACTCCTGCGACCGCTGCGGCAAGTCCTTCCGCCAGCCGGCCGACCTGGCCCTCCACCGCCGCGTCCACACCGGGGAGCGCCCCCACCCGTGCCCGGACTGCGGCAAGGCCTTCGCCGCCTCCTGGGACCTGAAGCGCCACCGGCTGGTCCACTCGGGCGACCGCCCGCACCCGTGCCCCGACTGCGGCAAGGCCTTCGCCGAGCGATCGGGCCTCACCAAGCACCGGAGGGTCCACACCGGCGAGAGGCCGTACCGCTGCGGCCGCTGCGGCAAGGCCTTCGTGGTCTCGTCCAGCCTGCGGAAGCACGAGCGCGCCCACGCGGAGCGCGCCTGCCCCCTGTGCCCGGCCGTCTTCGAGGGGCGGGCCGCCCTGCGGAGGCACCAGCGGGCGCACCCGGcccccgggggggaggggcaggatgCCGCGCCGcctccgcttcctcctcctccaccccccactccgcCTCCCCGCCGCTTCCCCTGCTCCCGCTGCGGCAAGGCGTTCGCCGGGCGATCCGGGCTGCGCAGGCATCAGCGGGcgcaccaggaggaggaggaggaggcggcggcggaggaggaggaggaggaggaggaggagggagcagcgacggacgcccccgcccccgccaagcCCCCCTGCGAGCCCTGGACGGCGCAGAGTCCGGCTTTGGTCGCGCCGGCCGAGTCAGCGCCCCAGAAAGTCCCCCGCTAACGGgagcgcccccccgcccccccctcctctccgtgCCTCCGCCCGCCAAAACAGCTCGCAGCCCGCCTCGCCGAGGGGGAGGGGTTCGCCGAGATGGTGGGGCGATGCACCCTGTGGCCGAATAGCCAGCTGACCGGCAGAGCGTTCTTCGGCTGTGTGGAGTTTCtcgggaagaagaaaaaaaagtgacaaTGAAATGTGGGTTAATTCTTGGTGGGTGTTAATTCTGACTTATCGAACTGGAGCGGGAGGGGATTAGCGTACCGACCTGCCTATGCTGTGTATATCTGAATGGTGCACTCTGTGTCTGTGTGACGCGATGTTCTCTGTACACTAATCCTACCCTGTACATTTCCACGATACTGCATTGTAAATACGGTATAAAGTTACATTTCaagtgtgttactgactgtatctctactgatgttaatccccctccctcacactgtcactcagtaacccctctcccccagcgccctgtgttactgactgtatctctactgatgttaatccctctccctcacactgtcactcagtaacccctctccccccagcgccctgtgttactgactgtatctctactgatgttaatccctctccctcacactgtcactcagtaacccctctccccccagcgccctgtgttactgactgtatctctactgatgttaatccccctccctcacactgtcactcagtaacccctctccccccagcgccctgtgttactgactgtatctctactgatgttaatccccctccctcacactgtctctcagtaacccctctccccccagcgccctgtgttactgactgtatctctactgatgttaatccctctccctcacactgtcactcagtaacccctctccccccagagccctgtgttactgactgtatctctactgatgttaatccctctccctcacactgtcactcagtaacccctctcccccagcgccctgtgttactgactgtatctctactgatgttaatccctctccctcacactgtcactcagtaacccctctcccccagcgccctgtgttactgactgtatctctactgatgttaatccctctccctcacactgtcactcagtaacccctctccccccggcgccctgtgttactgactgtatctctactgatgttaatccctctccctcacactgtctctcagtaacccctctccccccagcgccctgtgttactgactgtatctctactgatgttaatccctctccctcacactgtctctcagtaacccctctccccccagcgccctgtattactgactgtatctctactgatgttaatccctctccctcacactgtcactcagtaacccctctccccccagcgccctgtattactgactgtatctcaactgatgttaatccctctccctcacactgtcactcagtaacccctctccccccagcgccctgtgttactgactgtatctctactgatgttaatccctctccctcacactgtcactcagtaacccctctcccccagcgccctgtgttactgactgtatctctactgatgttaatccctctccctcacactgtcactcagcaacccctctcccccagcgccctgtgttactgactgtatctctactgatgttaatccctctccctcacactgtctctcagtaacccctctcccccagcgccctgtgttactgactgtatctctactgatgttaatccctctcccccagcgccctgtgttactgattgtatctctactgatgttaatccctctccctcacactgtcactcagtaacccctctccccccagcgccctgtgttactgactgtatctctactgatgttaatccctctccctcacactgtctctcagtaacccctctcccccagcgccctgtgttactgactgtatctctactgatgttaatccctctccctcacactgtctctcagtaacccctgtccccccagcgccctgtgttactgactgtatctctactgatgttaatccctctccctcacactgtctctcagtaacccctctccccccagcgccctgtattactgactgtatctctactgatgttaatccctctccctcacactgtcactcagtaacccctctccccccagcgccctgtgttactgactgtatctctactgatgttaatccctctccctcacactgtcactcagtaacccctctccccccagcgccctgtgttactgactgtatctctactgatgttaatccctctccctcacactgtcactcagcaacccctctcccccagcgccctgtgttactgactgtatctctactgatgttaatccctctccctcacactgtctctcagtaacccctctcccccagcgccctgtgttactgactgtatctctactgatgttaatccctctcccccagcgccctgtgttactgattgtatctctactgatgttaatccctctccctcacactgtcactcagtaacccctctcccccagcgccctgtgttactgactgtatctctactgatgttaatccctctccctcacactgtctctcagtaacccctctcccccagcgccctgtgttactgactgtatctctactgatgttaatccctctccctcacactgtctctcagtaacccctgtccccccagcgccctgtgttactgactgtatctctactgatgttaatccctctccctcacactgtctctcagtaacccctctccccccagcgccctgtattactgactgtatctctactgatgttaatccctctccctcacactgtcactcagtaacccctctccccccagcgccctgtgttactgactgtatctctactgatgttaatccctctccctcacactgtcactcagtaacccctctccccccagcgccctgtattactgactgtatctctactgatgttaatccctctccctcacactgtctctcagtaacccctgtccccccagcgccctgtgttactgactgtatctctactgatgttaatccctctccctcacactgtcactcagtaacccctctcccccagcgccctgtgttactgactgtatctctactgatgttaatccctctccctcacactgtctctcagtaacccctctccccccagcgccctgtgttactgactgtatctctactgatgttaatccctctccctcacactgtcactcagtaacccctctcccccagcgccctgtgttactgactgtatctctactgatgttaatccctctccctcacactgtcactcagtaacccctctccccccagcgccctgtgttactgactgtatctctactgatgttaatccctctccctcacactgtcactcagtaacccctctccccccagcgccctgtgttactgactgtatctctactgatgttaatccctctccctcacactgtctctcagtaacccctctccccccagcgccctgtgttactgactgtatctcgactgatgttaatccctctccctcacactgtcactcagtaacccctctccccccagcgccctgtgttactgactgtatctctactgatgttaatccctctccctcacactgtcactcagtaacccctctccccccctttccccctctgggaccgggtctcacagtgcgttagatacactgtcctttccccctctgggaccgggcctcacagtgcgttagacacactgtcctttccccctctgggacagggtctcacagtgtgttagatacactgtcctttccccctctgggaccgggtctcacagtgcgttagacacactgtcctttccccctctgggaccgggtctcacagtgcgttagatacactgtcctttccccctctgggacagggtctcacagtgcgttagatacactgtcctttccccctctgggaccgggtctctcagtgcttTGGAGACGCTCTCTCCCTCACTTTGACCCTCTCTGTACCTCAATCTCCAGACCCTCTTACCATTCTGCCCCTCTAATGCCAGACCTCCCCACTTCCGCCTCAAtcataatatttaaaggggattggCTGAGATCTTGGAAGGGGAAATTTTAGTGCAAAGCAGAGgcaagtgggtctaattggattgctctttccaaGGGTCCctccaggcacgaggggctgaatggcctcttctgtgctgtgttgctctatgattctatagccaCCCTCTCCAgggtgtttccccttgctggagagtctggaaccagggggcatagtctcaggataaggggtcggccattcaagattgagatgaggaggaatttcttcactcagagggtggtgaatctttggaattcccgaccccaggatgctgagtcgttgagtacattcaagactgagatcgattcgatttctggactcgaggggaatcaagagatatggggatcgggcgggaaagtggagttgaggtcaaagatcggccatgatctgattgaatggcggagcaggctcgaggggccgagtggcccactcctgctgctcgttcttatgtccttataaaAGGGGCCCCTGAtgatgagactccctctttaaaaggggtccctgatggtgagactccctctttaaaaggggtccctgatggtgagactccctctttaaaaagggtccctgatggtgagactccctctttaaaaggggtccctgatggggagactccctctttaaaaggggtccctgatggtgagactccctctttaaaaagggtccctgatggtgagactccctctttaaaaggggtccctgatggggagactccctctttaaaaggggtccctgatggtgatactccctctttaaaaggggtccctgatggtgagactccctctttaaaagggatcCCAtatgggagactccctctttaaaaggggtccctgatggtgagactccctctttaaaaggggtccctgatggtgagactccctctttaaaaggggtccctgatggggagactccctctttaaaaggggtccctgatggggagactccatctttaaaaggggtccctgatggggagactctctctttaaaaggggtccctgatggtgagactccctctttaaaacaggtccctgagactccctctttaaaaggggtccctgatggtgagactctctctttaaaaggggtccctgatggggagactccctctttaaaaggggtccctgatggtgagactctctctttcaaaggggtccctgatggtgagactccctctttaaaaggggtccctgatggggagactctctctttgaAAGGGGTCTTTCAGTAATGCCCCCATCAGTGGGTCTGTCAAGGTTTTCATTGGTTTGATTGCCCCTCCCACTGGTGCAGTACCACCCCGCTGCCTATAGGTGGCGCGGTTTCTCCGACCGGAAACCATTTGGAACCTGGTCATGTCGCAGCGACACCTGGTGGCCGCTCCGCCGCTACTGCAGGCCCAAACCCAACTCATGGACTCAATGGAATGGAATGGgttgcagcacagagggaggccattcagcccgtcgagcccatgccagctctctgcaggaacaatccagccagtcccactccccccgccctttccccgtagccctgcaaatttttcctttcaaggacttatccagttcccttttggaggccatgattgaatctgcctccaccaccccctcaggctgtgcattccagatcctcaccactcgctgggtaaaaaagtctctcctcatctcacctttggttcttttgccaatcaccttaaatccgtgccctctggtccttgacccttccgccaatgggaagagtttctctctatctactctgactggacccttcatgattttgaacacctcgatcaaatctcctcgcgaccgtctctgttccaaggagaacaaccccagcttctccagtctatccacggaactaaagtccctcatccctggaatcattctggtaaatctcttctgcaccctctctgagaccttcacatctttcctaaagtgcggtgcccagaactggacacaatactccagttgtggcccaaccagtgttttataaaggtccatcatgacttccttgcttttgtgctctctgcctctatttataaagcccaggatcccgtctgcttttttaaccgctttctcaacctgccctgccaccttcaacgatttgtgtacatatacccccagatctctctgttcctgtacccccttttagagttgtgaacATATACTGCCTTGGCGGTCCGCTGAACAATATCGAGAGTTGGAATGTCCTGGCATGGCAGAAGGTCCAGCAGATCATTCACCAGGCTGATGCTGAGCTGAGATTTAATGAGATACTGGGTTAATTTGTGTTCCAtagtgtagtgtagtgattctgttactggactagtaatccagaggggtacagtagtgcagtgggtctgttactggactagtgatccagaggggtacagtagtgtagtgggtctgttactggactagtgatccagaggggtacagtagtgtggtgATTCTGttcctggactagtaacccagaggggtacagtagtgtagtgattctgttactggactagtaatccagaggggtacagtagtgtagtgggtctgttactggactagtaatccagaggggtacagtagtgtagtgattctgttcctggactagtaacccagagaggtacagtagtgtagtgattctgttcctggactagtaatccagaggggtacagtagtgtagtgggtctgttactggactagtaatccagaggggtacagtagtgtagtgattctgttcctggactagtaatccagaggggtacagtagtgcagtgggtctgttactggactagtaatccagaggggtacagtagtgtagtgattctgttcctggactagtaatccagaggggtacagtagtgcagtgggtctgttactggactagtaatccagaggggtacagtagtgtagtgattctgttcctggactagtaacccagaggggtacagtagtgtagtgattctgttactggactagtaatccagaggggtacagtagtgtagtgggtctgttactggactagtaatccagaggggtacagtggtgtagtgattctgttcctggactagtaatccagaggggtacaggagtgtagtgggtctgttactggactagtaatccagaggggtacagtagtgtagtgattctgttcctggactagtaatccagaggggtacagtagtgtagtgggtctgttactggactagtaatccagaggggtacagtagtgtagtgattctgatactggactagtaatccagaggggtacagtagtgtagtgggtctgttactggactagtaatccagaggggtacagtagtgtagtgattctgatactggactagtaatccagaggggtacagtagtgtagtgggtctgttcctggactagtaatccagaggggtacagtagtgtagtgggtctgttactggactagtaatccagaggggtacagtggtatgggctcagtgctggggcctcaactatttacaatatgtatcaatgacttggatgaaggaacagagtgtcttgtggccaaatttgctgatgatacaaagataggtggaaaagtgtccgcaaagggatattgaGAGGTTAAGGgaacgggcaaaaatttggcagatggactataaggtgggaaaatgtgaggtcgtccactttgggagggaaaataaaaaagcaaaatattatttgaatggagaaatactacaaaatgctgcggtacagagggatctgggtgtcctcgtacatgaaacacaaaaagtcaacatacaggtgcagcaggtaatccgtgaggcaaatggaatattggcctttatttctagggggatggagtataaaagcagggaagtcgtgctacaactgtacagggtgctggtgagaccacacctggagtactgcgtacagttctggtgcccttatttaaggaaggacatacttgcattggaggcaattcagagaaggttcactaggttgattccgggtatggaagggttgtcttatgaggaaagattgaacaggttgagtctacactcactggagtttagaagaatgagaggagatcttattgaaagatataagattctgaggggactcgatagggtcgatgctgagaggatgttacccctcttgggggaatctaaaactaggggacatagtctcagaataaggggtcgcccgtttaagacg from Heptranchias perlo isolate sHepPer1 unplaced genomic scaffold, sHepPer1.hap1 HAP1_SCAFFOLD_723, whole genome shotgun sequence encodes the following:
- the znf668 gene encoding zinc finger protein 668, with protein sequence MASDAHSPRAAPLDPRPEETPGAPKEKPGRAPALRGPYKCSECGETHPSLARLRAHSRAHAPRAAAAAPAGSECPVCGERFSAPALLRKHLRLHARPHTCPLCPKSYRTAAELRAHGRSHTGEKPYPCGECGKSFARPVCLRVHVAHAHSGTRPCRCAHCGKGYATPAKLRVHERQHTGERPYACGECGKSFADPSVCRKHRRAHAGHRPHACARCAKTYAELKDLRNHERAHTGERPFLCADCGKSFSRSSSLACHQRIHAPDKPHRCADCGKSFTQRSSYRNHRRTHSGERPFLCSDCGRLFADPSSFRRHQRCHAGLRPHSCDRCGKSFRQPADLALHRRVHTGERPHPCPDCGKAFAASWDLKRHRLVHSGDRPHPCPDCGKAFAERSGLTKHRRVHTGERPYRCGRCGKAFVVSSSLRKHERAHAERACPLCPAVFEGRAALRRHQRAHPAPGGEGQDAAPPPLPPPPPPTPPPRRFPCSRCGKAFAGRSGLRRHQRAHQEEEEEAAAEEEEEEEEEGAATDAPAPAKPPCEPWTAQSPALVAPAESAPQKVPR